CCCTCGCAGGCCTTTATCATATACTCGCGCTCGTCGCCGAGACCGTATGTCTGCGCTATGTTGCCGTAACTCCCCACGTCGAAGACGCACAGCGCCGTCACCGAGGAACCGAACCGGCTGGCCAGTTCCAGCCCGCTGTCCACCGCGTCCCTATTGCTCTCGCTGCCGTCGGTGGTGATAAGGACCCTGTTGTACATGCTGGAAAGATGCCCTTGTGAAGGTATAATCAAGATTCCGAATATGTTCGGATGGGTCCCTCCCTACATCCGTTTTGTTCCTCTTTTTTATATTATAATAATCATGGGATGAGCCATATCGAAGGACGATGTCCGGTGATTCGAAATGATGGTAAACGCAGAGCTCTACGTGAGAGACCTACCGGGTCAGTTGGTCGGCTCCCTCGAGCCCATATCAATGGTGGACGGCAACATAGTCGGCGTCGTCCACGACCGCGAACAGATAGTCAACCAGAGGATCCTCGTCAGCGTGACGTTCGAGGTGTCCACCAGCGGACAGCTCGACCAGCTGAAGGCCATCTGGAAGTCCATGGACATCATCATCTCCAAGATGGGGTCGGTCTACGAGACCATCACCACCGAGTACATGGTACTCGGGAAGTTCAACGCGGCATACGTCGACGACCTCATAGACCAGGCGTCCAAGATCGTCAACTTCGAGTCGGTGGACGTCGGGTATTCCAGCAACAAGTCCGCCTCCGGGAACCGCACCGCCCTCATCAGCGCCGAACTCCGCTGCGTGGAGGAGAGGGACAAGCTCGACGATTTCTTCGTCCATTCCTGCGACCGCGACAAACTCATGCTCATAAGGGGGCTCTGAGATGGTCTCGTTGGTGATATCCGGATTCGGGACCGTCGGCCAGGGCGTGGCAGAGGTCCTGCTGAGGAGGAAGGAGTTCCTGACCGGGAGATACGGCGCCGTGCCCAAGGTCGTATGCGTCATGGACTCCAAGACCGTGACGAAGGACCCCGAGGGACTCGACCTAGCCCAGATCGTGAAGAGGAAGCAGGAGACCCGCTCCGTCGGGGAGGAGAGGTACACGGACAGCCTGGAGGTCCTGGACTCCGTGGACTACGACCTCCTGATAGAGGTCACCCCCACCGACATCAAGACCGGAGGGGTCGGTCTGAAGAACATCACCCACGCCTTCGAGTGCGGGAAGGACGTCATCACCGTCAACAAGGGCCCCCTCGCCCTGGAGTTCTCGAGGCTCATCGGACTCGCCAGGGAGAACGGGTGCAAATTCCGCTTCGAAGGGACCGTCGGAGGGGCCATGCCCATCATCAACCTCTGCCACGAGAACCTCGTAGGCGAGAACATACGCTCGATAAGAGGCATATTCAACGGGACCTGCAACTACATACTGAGCAAGATGGACAAGGGACAGCCCTACGAGCAGGCCCTCAAGGAGGCCCAGCAGCTGGGATACGCGGAGACGGACCCCACCAACGACGTGGAGGGATACGACACCGCCGCGAAATGCGTCATCCTGGCCAACTCCGTCTTCCACCGGGACGTCTCCTTCAAGGACGTCAAGATCACCGGGATCAGCCAGATAACGGCCGACGCCGTGGCCCAGGCCGCATCCCACAACATGGTCATCAGGCTCATCGGGGAGGTCTCCGACACCAAACTCGAGGTGTCCCCGAGGCTCATACCCGCAGGACACCCCCTCGGGATCTCCGGGACCCTCAACATCGCACAGATCGACGCCGACCTCGCCGGACCCATCACCATCAACGGCCGCGGGGCGGGGAAGATAGAGACGGCCTCGGCCATACTGAGCGACCTGATAGCGATATTGGACGAGAGACACGGGCATGCGTGAGATATACATCTACGACACGTCCCTGCGCGACGGCGCCCAGGGCAACGGCATATCGTTCTCCGCCGACGACAAGAAGGATATCGCCAGAAGGCTGGACGCCTTCGGCATCCCCTACATAGAAGGCGGATGGCCGGGGTCCAACCCGGTGGACGACCGCCTCTTCGAAGACCCCCCGAAGCTGTCCGCGGCGAAGCTCTCGGCCTTCGGCAGCACCCGCAGACCCGGCACCGACGCCTCGGACGATGCGAACCTGAAGGCGTTGACCGCATCCTCCGCCCCCGTATGCACCATATTCGGCAAGACGTGGGACTTCCACGTCACCGACGCCCTGCAGACCACACTCGAAGAGAACCTTGACATGATATCCGACTCCGTCCGCTTCCTCAAGGACGCCGGCAAGGAGGTCGTCTTCGATGCGGAGCACTTCTTCGACGGATATTACGCCAACAGGGAGTACGCCATGGCGTGCCTCGGGGCGGCTGTGGAGGCAGGCGCCGACTGGCTTGTCCTCTGCGATACCAACGGAGGGAGTCTTCCGGAACGCATATCGGAGGTGGTAGAGGACGTCCTCCTGACCTACGGGACCCCGGTGGGCATCCATGCCCACAACGACTGCGGACTCGCCGTAGCCAACTCCGTTGCGGCCGTGGAGGCGGGGGCCACCATGGTGCAGGGGACCGTCAACGGCATAGGGGAGAGGTGCGGCAACGCCGACCTCTGCTCCGTCATGCCCATACTGGCCCTCAAGCTGGGGATGGACCTCGGCATGGACATGGGAGGACTCACCGACCTCTCCGCCGGCATCGCCGAGGTGGAGAACGTCATCCGTCCCAACGGCCTCCCGTTCGTCGGAGAGGACGCCTTCGCCCACAAGGGCGGGATGCATGTATCCGCCCTCTCCAAGGACACCCGCACCTACGAGCACATCGACCCCTCCT
The nucleotide sequence above comes from Candidatus Methanomethylophilus alvi Mx1201. Encoded proteins:
- a CDS encoding homoserine dehydrogenase codes for the protein MMVNAELYVRDLPGQLVGSLEPISMVDGNIVGVVHDREQIVNQRILVSVTFEVSTSGQLDQLKAIWKSMDIIISKMGSVYETITTEYMVLGKFNAAYVDDLIDQASKIVNFESVDVGYSSNKSASGNRTALISAELRCVEERDKLDDFFVHSCDRDKLMLIRGL
- a CDS encoding homoserine dehydrogenase; the encoded protein is MVSLVISGFGTVGQGVAEVLLRRKEFLTGRYGAVPKVVCVMDSKTVTKDPEGLDLAQIVKRKQETRSVGEERYTDSLEVLDSVDYDLLIEVTPTDIKTGGVGLKNITHAFECGKDVITVNKGPLALEFSRLIGLARENGCKFRFEGTVGGAMPIINLCHENLVGENIRSIRGIFNGTCNYILSKMDKGQPYEQALKEAQQLGYAETDPTNDVEGYDTAAKCVILANSVFHRDVSFKDVKITGISQITADAVAQAASHNMVIRLIGEVSDTKLEVSPRLIPAGHPLGISGTLNIAQIDADLAGPITINGRGAGKIETASAILSDLIAILDERHGHA
- the cimA gene encoding citramalate synthase — its product is MREIYIYDTSLRDGAQGNGISFSADDKKDIARRLDAFGIPYIEGGWPGSNPVDDRLFEDPPKLSAAKLSAFGSTRRPGTDASDDANLKALTASSAPVCTIFGKTWDFHVTDALQTTLEENLDMISDSVRFLKDAGKEVVFDAEHFFDGYYANREYAMACLGAAVEAGADWLVLCDTNGGSLPERISEVVEDVLLTYGTPVGIHAHNDCGLAVANSVAAVEAGATMVQGTVNGIGERCGNADLCSVMPILALKLGMDLGMDMGGLTDLSAGIAEVENVIRPNGLPFVGEDAFAHKGGMHVSALSKDTRTYEHIDPSSVGNRRRILVSDMAGRASVTEKLKELGIEESDDSKQIVDRVKSLESEGYQFEGADASFELLVRKMRNEIRPVFHLRGFRLFIDSVGDGRLTSEASIKVSDLGGKTEHTAADGNGPVDALDNAIRKALSHFFPVIDGIKLTDYKVRVLDGKAATAATVRVLITSTDGQHSWTTVGVSENVIEASLYALLDSMEYAIYKEKEGKSQ